ccgcatcaagggtgaaatcaggccgaaaatgcaggacagcagagtagagaggcagaagggtgctggcatctgagatccagcgaagttcagtctttttttgtggtgcttatcattgttattgttggagtggtcactggatatttgacacttctttttgtactgttggggtgtttcaccttatttttctccttcatttctcaaaccaatgatgagagcctctagaaggattctgcccatttttggcataagTAGACTTTTACCACAGTTTATTACTTTACtcatcttcaaacaaaaccatatatcttgaactatctagtcctgcctcacAGTTACAGGGGGAAAtggggaggcaccaagaccaaacaggtgcaagactacaaagtagtaaactaggtacagaggggaccacatattctagcagcccaggggtgagggaggaggatatgggaggtaggaggaaaagggaggtataAGGAGGACAAATCGCTGacgggaatccccctgattttatgtaaatatgtacctaaaatatcattgtcaacaatatataagccactatgaacaaaataaaaattatattaaaaatgctcCTGGATTAGGGACcttttgggacaccagggattgaacccagattcatcctgggtcagccacatgcaaggcaaacaccctagtgctgtgctatcactccgccccaGCCCAATCAACTAattctaacattttatatttgggtTGATTTTAGATGGTGGACCACAAGTTCCAATAGTGACATTTCAGAAATTTGCTTTTGGAATGGAATATCCAAAAAAGTATGAGATGGTAAGTGTTGCAAGTTCCAATTCAATGTTATGATTGTGCTGGGTGGATACTCAATGCTGCAAGCACATAGTATTTATAAATTGGACCCTTTGGTACAACCATTTGACGTCCATAATAATCTTTGCACTGCAGAGTATGCTGAGCACTCATTAGATGTCTGGGTtttcttatggtcccctaagcccatgAGGataaatttctgagagcagagtcaagaataaactcTTGAGCGCCACTGTGTgcggcccaaaagcaaaaaagaaaaaacaaaaaatgaacatggAGAAATTAAAGGGAGAGAAAGTAACTGAACTAATTCTCTGCTGTTTCACAGAGAAACAGCCAGACCCAGTTGGATGGAGCTGATCCTGTGCTGCAGGCCGCAATCTGGGGGAAATCATCCTGCCCATACCCCAATGGGAGTGAAGAATCAGGGGGCATCTGTTGCGAAGTGGACCAGAGTGAAGAGAGATTTCTTATGCCAGAACCAGTGACCACTGTGCAAAACTCCCCTGAATCTGCTCTGCCCAGTCCCTGGACTCAGACCCCCACAGTGGGATCATTCTGGGAAATGCGATCAACAGTGTTTGCTCTGAGCCCCTCACAGTCTCAGGCTAACCAGAAAATCACCTGTAGAGTGAAGCCACCTGAATGTAAGCAATGTGGGGGGGACTATGTGTGTGCCCTGCACCTTGAAGTTTCCTCAGACACCCTCAGTACAAAGGATATCCCTGAGGGTCTGCAGGGTGGATATGCCCTCAGTCAGCCTTCATGCCAGAGAGACACTAAGGAAGTCCAGAAACGAAAGAAGCAAAATACAtatcaggagtgtgggaaggtaATTTCTCAATCCTCATATCTTAATAGGCACAAGAGAATTCATACATGTCAGGAATTCATATCAGGAATTCATGTCAGAATtcatacatgtcaggagtgtgggaagactTTCACTTTATCCTCATACCTTAATAGTCTCAAGAGAACTCATAccggagagaaaccttatacatgtcatgAGTGTGGGAAGCCCTTCACTCGTTCCACTCACCTtaatagtcacaagaaaattcataccggagagaaaccttatacatgtcaggagtgtgggaaggccttcactcactCCTCAGACCTtaatagtcacaagaaaattcatactggagagaaaccttatacatgtcagaagtgtgggaaggccttcactcgatcctcagaccttaatagtcacaagaaaattcatactggagagaaaccttatacatgtcaggagtgtgggaagtccttcactcaatcctcaaacctttctagtcacaagaaaattcatactggagagaaaccttatacatgtcaggagtgtgggaaggccttcactcaatcctCAGGTCTTTATatgcacaagaaaattcatactggagagaaatctTATACATGTcaagagtgtgggaaggccttcactcgatcctcagaccttaatagtcacaagaaaattcatactggagagaaaccataTACCTGTcaagagtgtgggaaggccttcactcactCCTCAGACCTtaatagtcacaagaaaattcatactggagagaaaccttatacatgtcagaagtgtgggaaggccttcactcgatcctcagaccttaatagtcacaagaaaattcatactggagagaaaccttatacatgtcaggagtgtgggaagtccttcactcaatcctcaaacctttctagtcacaagaaaattcatactggagagaaaccttatacatgtcaggagtgtgggaaggccttcactcaatcctCAGGTCTTTATatgcacaagaaaattcatactggagagaaatctTATACATGTCAAgggtgtgggaaggccttcactcgatcctcagaccttaatagtcacaagaaaattcatactggagagaaaccttatacctgtcaagagtgtgggaaggccttcactcactCCTCAGACCTtaatagtcacaagaaaattcatactggagagaaaccttatacatgtcaggagtgtgggaaggccttcactcgatcctcagaccttaataggcacaagaaaattcatactggagagaaaccttatacatgtcagaagtgtgggaaggccttcactcgatcctcagaccttaataggcacaagaaaattcatactggagagaaaccttatacatgttaGGAGTGTGTGAAGTCCTTCACTCAATCCTCAAACCTTtctagtcacaagaaaattcatactggagagaaaccttatagatgtcaggagtgtgggaaggccttctttTAATCCACTCACCTTAGtcgtcacaagaaaattcatactggagagaaaccataTACATGTCCGGAGTGAGAGAAGGCCTTCACTCAATTCTCATGTCTTTTTATTCACAAGAGAATTATATTGGAAATTAGTCTCATGCATGTCAAGAGTGTGGGAAGTCCTTCACTCTATCCTCACACCTtaatagtcacaagaaaattcatacaggagagaaaccttagacatgtcaggagtgtgagaAGGCCTTCACTCAATCTTCAGATCTTTATATTCACAGGAGAATTCATACTGGATAGAAGCCTTTTCCATGTCAGTAGAGTGGGAGAGCCTTTTGTGTATTCTCGGATCTCTAAGAATAAAGGAATTtatactggagagaagccttataaATGCCTGGAGTATAGGAAGGTTTTTTTCTTGATCCAAAAGCCATTATTTTCCCAAGAATATTTAAACTAGAGAGAAGTCTTTTACATGTCAGTGTGGTGAGGTCTCCTATAATTCTCTAGACCTCACTATGCACAAAATATTTCATACCTGAATAAATCTTAATacataggggccgggtaggtggcgctggaggtaaggtgtctgccttgcgagcgctagccaaggaaggaccgcggttcgatcccccggcgtcccatatggtccccccaagccaggggcgatttctgagcacatagccaggagtaacccctgagcgtcaaacgggtgtggcccaaaaaccaaaaaaaaaaaaaaaaaaagaaagaaagaaaatcttaataCATaacaggagtgtgggaaggccttaaACCGAACTTCAATCATTAGTAGACAAGATATtttatacaggagagaaaccttatatgtCAGGAGTGTGAGCAGACCTTAACTCTATTATCAATTCTTCTCACATGAATATTCATCCTGGAGACAAGCCTTGAACATGTCAGTATGTAAGGCATTTTGTTGATCTGCAGACTTCTCTAACAACAAAAGATTGTATAATTGAGAAAGGGCTTGTATCTGTTAAGTGTGGGAGGGCCTTCACTATTTTTAAGACTTATAAGCAATGGAatattaaaataaggaaaagttTTAAATGTACTTGATGTTTTGGAACGTCTTTACTTATTTCCCAGACATTATCATACAACAAAATTCATACTAGATACaaattctctctgtgtgtgtgtatatatatatgtatatatatagatagatatctgtatagatatctgtatatatatggaTTGTGGGAAGGTCTTCATTCTTCAAGATTCACAGCCATTTAAATATCCATTGTAGTCAGAAACCTTATACAAGTAAGAACTGTGTGAAGAGTTTCAGTTGATCTTCAAGCCTTACTAGGCACTAAATTATTCATAATGAAGAGGAATCTTTTGCATGTAaggagtgtgggaaagccttTGAATCTCCCTCATACCTTAGGAGTGATAGCAGAATTCATTCTGGAGAGGCACCTCAGGTGTCCGAAGTGCTGGAAGATCTTTAATTCCTCAGATtgtcacatatattaaaattatatatgatgtATCAGAACATAGTTAAACAGGGATGGTGTTTTTTCCTTCCACGCCCCTGCACCAGTCAGATTACTGTCATTCTTTCAGATTCCCCCAAACTTGCCAACCTGAAGTGACCACACAGTACCCAAacgtgtggctcaaaaaagaaataaaaatgaatataaaccgGGAATAGGGGcaagattttatttctgaatgttttctctgcagaAGAATCTGCATTATGAAGAGAAAGTAGCATGTACAGTGTATGTGGGAAGGTCATTGTTGATCTATAAACCTTGCTTTACATAGGATGGCCATGCTGCAGAAAAGCTGCCTAAACATAAGTAATTTAGGAAGCTTTAAGTTATCAGTGCTTTATAATACATACTCAGAGAGTGCCATAATGCCCTGTTGCagtcaactcagatttgatctacACCCGCATGCaggaccaggagtgactcctgaggtcATCAACagagtaagtcctcagcactgAGATATGTGTtccaaaaataatttccaaaatacatatgggTTATAAGCCTTAATAAGAAGGTAAGGTATTTTGGGAGACCTTTGCTCAGAGTTCAGACTTTAGTAGTTACAGAAACCCTCACACATGTACTGTATTGGGGAAAACCCTTTGACATTTGCTCAACAATCCACCtagaacagtggtcggcaaccttttttctACTTAGCCCAATCTCGCTAAAACCACGattggaatttattttgagagccacatttttaaaacataaaatacataggatagtacactgtttttagtttcaataagtttttattgagaatattctgcatacaAGTATCCCCACAGAAACccgcggcttgccgaccactgacctaggAGGGTTTAGAAGCCCTACAGGTGATATGCTTGTGGCAAGCTTTCACTCAGCCTCACACCTAATTGTATGGCTCACATCCCCCTGAGTGAAACAACTTTATTATCCACATTGGGGTCTGAACAAAAGCACCCTTTGTCTTATTGTTTGAGAGGTATCTAGAGGCCTACATAATATttcccatttgtatttattctttgttttttgtctttgggtcacacctggcagtgctcaggggttactgctggctctaggttcagaTATTGcccgacaggcttgggggaccatatgggatgctgggattcgaaccaccatccttctgtatgaaaggcaaacaccttacctccatgctatctctccagacccctgtATCTGTTCTTTCTGCCtgcttttcccctccctccttttacGGGAGGGACACTATCAAAAAATTCTAGCTGAGGAAGAGAGGACGAAGCCTTTTGCTGCAGACTTGCCTGCTCCTGATTGGGAGCAACTGGATAGTAGGTCAATGGCCTTGTATTTGATGTTCTTGCCTCGTTTGGCCCTCCTGTATGTGGACTATTACTAcagacaagtgccttccccattgtccaattgctctggccccagcacaatGCAAAGAGGAAAAttgaaaatctcttttttttagaCTTCCTGCCCACATGATTGTTTTTGATTATTTGGGGCAGTACATAAGATGATGTTCAAGTGTGCCTCCTGGGTAAATTCAGTTTTATCACTCATCAGGGGTGCGAGTGTTAGAAACAGGGTCAGTGCCTGTGAGCAAACTGCTCTCCCCATTGTCCTTGGTTTTAGCCTTACTGAGATATTTTCAGTGGTTGCCACATAATTCTTCTAGCTCACTGAAGCATTTTTCTTGTGACGCAGAACAGAAATCcacaaggggttactcctgctctgatctctgaaatcaatcctggcaggctccagggaccacatgcaATGTAAGAGATCAAACCACCAAGTGGCCAatagcaaggaaaatgtcctatctactgtgctataaTAGTTCTGGCCCAACTCTACATTATCTCATCACGGAGTGTCTTGGCTTTGATCTGCTTCTGGTCCTCATTACAAACAGGGCCAGCACCCCAAAAAAGCAACCTAGAGACTCACCTGTAATGAGAACTCTTTTGTATTAAAATGTTTCTGGGTTCTCgaaactattgtgtggtgcttgtctttatttctgtagggctcactgaatatttgatttaatatttctttttgt
This window of the Suncus etruscus isolate mSunEtr1 unplaced genomic scaffold, mSunEtr1.pri.cur scaffold_146_ctg1, whole genome shotgun sequence genome carries:
- the LOC126000700 gene encoding uncharacterized protein LOC126000700, which produces MEYPKKYEMRNSQTQLDGADPVLQAAIWGKSSCPYPNGSEESGGICCEVDQSEERFLMPEPVTTVQNSPESALPSPWTQTPTVGSFWEMRSTVFALSPSQSQANQKITCRVKPPECKQCGGDYVCALHLEVSSDTLSTKDIPEGLQGGYALSQPSCQRDTKEVQKRKKQNTYQECGKREEAEKEASGGGGGGGGEGSAGQDACLGKWASGVQSRHPTMVEMREATGKRAVKGNTSPGGKFQTRPGEERTARVMLERPLVAPRNWGKRRRP